The following are encoded together in the Pungitius pungitius chromosome 7, fPunPun2.1, whole genome shotgun sequence genome:
- the her6 gene encoding hairy-related 6: protein MPSDMMEKTSSSPVAATPASMNTTPDKPKTASEHRKSSKPIMEKRRRARINESLGQLKTLILDALKKDSSRHSKLEKADILEMTVKHLRNLQRAQMTAALNTDPTVLGKYRAGFSECMNEVTRFLSTCEGVNTEVRTRLLGHLASCMTQINAMNYPSQHQHPHQLPSNAGPTHPSFGPPSMQIPSSSPQVLPMNPVTCKGGSSPASLPSDGTKVYGGFQIVPATDGQFAFLIPNAAFAPNGPVIPVYANNAGTPLPLPAAVSPGAPSGNADSVWRPW, encoded by the exons ATGCCTTCCGATATGATGGAAAAAACTTCCTCTTCTCCGGTCGCTGCAACTCCGGCGAGCATGAACACTACTCCGGATAAACCCAAGACAGCATCCGAGCACAGAAAG TCATCCAAGCCAATAAtggaaaagaggagaagagccAGAATCAACGAGAGCTTGGGGCAGCTGAAAACTCTCATCCTGGATGCGCTCAAAAAAGAT AGCTCGAGACACTCCAAACTGGAGAAGGCGGACATCCTGGAGATGACGGTGAAGCATCTCCGGAACCTCCAGAGGGCTCAGATGACCG ctgcCTTGAACACTGACCCCACTGTCTTGGGAAAATATCGCGCCGGTTTCAGCGAGTGCATGAATGAAGTCACCCGGTTCCTGTCCACCTGCGAAGGCGTCAACACCGAGGTCAGAACGCGGCTCCTCGGCCACCTGGCCAGCTGCATGACCCAGATCAACGCCATGAACTACCCCAGCCAGCACCAACACCCGCACCAGCTCCCCTCCAACGCCGGACCGACCCACCCGTCCTTCGGCCCCCCGTCCATGCAGATCCCCAGCTCGTCCCCGCAGGTCCTGCCCATGAACCCGGTGACCTGTAAAGGGGGCTCGTCGCCGGCTAGCTTGCCGTCGGACGGCACCAAAGTGTACGGCGGTTTCCAGATCGTGCCCGCCACGGACGGACAGTTTGCGTTCCTCATACCCAACGCGGCTTTCGCGCCGAACGGCCCCGTCATCCCCGTCTACGCCAACAACGCGGGCACGCCGCTGCCCCTGCCGGCCGCGGTCTCCCCCGGAGCCCCGTCGGGCAACGCGGACTCGGTGTGGCGACCGTGGTGA